The following are encoded together in the Chaetodon auriga isolate fChaAug3 chromosome 6, fChaAug3.hap1, whole genome shotgun sequence genome:
- the syt8 gene encoding synaptotagmin VIII: MSTTRSPPSSHTSFHAPSSQAPPVTTSLPPTTRPITTSMPPTTRPIISTTSATSIQTNTTLNPVAAAASNLVNNLLDKIPLPLWAIYTIFVGGALLVLICCLCICIKCCGKDKKKKQQKKKDEKINLKGVNGKTTTALVQPDVVDVDYGSTKQQRGKLLYSLDYNGAHSELTVGIKQADGLKAMDLGGSSDPYVKVYTCPDKSRTCETKVFRRTLNPIFNEQFNFQIPKSSLLESTVVMQVFDFNRFSKHNIIGEIRVQLCNVDWNHVIEEWQDLAEPAKFEDENLGDICFSLRYVPTAGKLTVVILEAKNLKSMDIGGSSDPYVKVQLALDKRKWKKRKTSVKKKTLNPYYNESFTFDVSFEQIQKVNLVISVWDHDAVTRNDAMGKIFLGCDASGNQLRHWADMLSNPRRPVAQWHSLLSAEQVNATLTLKKKIPLANKLPF, from the exons atgtCTACCACCCGTTCACCACCTTCATCCCATACATCATTTCACGCACCATCGTCACAGGCGCCACCTGTCACGACCTCCCTCCCGCCGACCACTCGCCCCATCACGACCTCCATGCCGCCGACCACTCGCCCCAtcatctccaccacctccgCCACCTCCATCCAAACTAACACCACCCTCAACCCAGTCGCCGCCGCCGCATCCAACCTTGTCAATAACCTGCTGGACAAAATTCCCT TGCCTCTATGGGCCATCTACACCATCTTTGTGGGCGGAGCTCTGCTGGTTCtgatctgctgtctgtgcatctgCATCAAGTGCTGTGGCAAagataagaagaagaagcagcagaagaagaaggatgagaaGATCAATCTGAAGGGAGTGAACGGAAAAACCACCACAGCTCTG GTTCAGCCAGATGTGGTGGATGTGGACTACGGTTCGACCAAGCAGCAGAGGGGAAAGCTGCTGTACTCTCTGGACTACAACGGCGCTCACTCTGAG CTCACAGTCGGGATCAAACAAGCCGACGGCCTGAAGGCCATGGACCTGGGAGGAAGCTCGGACCCGTACGTCAAAGTCTACACCTGCCCCGACAAATCCAGAACCTGCGAGACCAAAGTGTTCAGACGCACACTGAACCCCATCTTCAACGAACAATTCAACTTCCAG ATTCCCAAGTCTTCCCTCCTGGAGTCGACGGTGGTGATGCAGGTGTTTGACTTCAACAGATTCTCCAAACACAACATCATCGGCGAGATCAGGGTGCAGCTCTGCAACGTCGACTGGAACCACGTCATCGAGGAGTGGCAGGACCTCGCCGAGCCCGCCAAGTTTGAg GACGAAAACCTGGGCGACATCTGCTTCTCTCTGCGTTACGTTCCCACTGCCGGAAAACTGACCGTGGTCATCCTGGAGGCCAAGAACCTGAAGAGCATGGACATCGGAGGAAGTTCAG ATCCTTATGTGAAGGTGCAGTTGGCTCTGGACaagaggaagtggaagaagaggaagacgtcTGTCAAAAAGAAGACTCTGAACCCTTATTACAACGAGTCCTTCACCTTCGACGTGTCATTTGAACAAATCCAG AAGGTGAACCTGGTGATCTCTGTGTGGGACCACGACGCCGTGACCCGAAACGACGCCATGGGGAAGATCTTCCTGGGCTGCGACGCCTCGGGGAACCAGCTGAGGCACTGGGCCGACATGTTGTCCAACCCGCGGCGGCCGGTCGCTCAGTGGCACAGCCTGCTGTCGGCCGAGCAGGTCAACGCCACCCTGACGCTGAAGAAGAAGATACCCCTCGCCAACAAACTGCCCTTCTGA